A single genomic interval of Oncorhynchus mykiss isolate Arlee chromosome 13, USDA_OmykA_1.1, whole genome shotgun sequence harbors:
- the nol12 gene encoding nucleolar protein 12: protein MKNMKNWNKKEKGKHEKFKKREKCVVMFNDNERQDYLTGFHKRKVERRKAAVVEIQTKIKEEQKRVKEERHKEYLKLLQERNEALDEDDDDEEDELEDVITGTTESVQYDHPNHTVTVTTISDLDLTGASLFAPETNQVTEEEKEVEEQEKMSAMPKKSGNPILNKKICSLNASLHAHQTQRKGSRKGKQEGKGRGRPTDKKPCATDKKGRIEKNRVGRTSKKQRRRLTGKRVHHKD from the exons ATGAAAAACATGAAGAACTGGAACAAAAAGGAAAAGGGGAAGCATGAGAAATTTAAGAAAAGAGAGAAATGTGTGGTCATGTTCAACGATAACGAGCGACA GGATTATCTGACAGGATTCCACAAGAgaaaggtggagaggaggaaagcAGCAGTGGTGGAAATCCAGACCAAGATAAAGGAGGAGCAGAAGAGAGTCAAAGAAGAG AGACACAAGGAGTATTTGAAGTTGCTGCAGGAAAGAAACGAGGCTCTCG atgaggatgatgatgatgaagaagatGAATTGGAGGATGTAATAACGGGCACAACTGAGTCTGTACAGTACGATCACCCCAACCATACTGTTACCGTAACAACCATCAGTGACCTTGACCTCACGGGGGCCAGCCTCTTTGCACCAGAAACCAATCAG GTtactgaggaggagaaggaggtggaggagcaggagaaaATGAGTGCTATGCCAAAGAAATCTGGGAATCCGATCCTCAATAAAAA aATCTGCTCACTGAACGCCTCGCTCCACGCTCACCAGACGCAGCGGAAGGGAAGCAGGAAGGGGAAACAGGAAGGCAAAGGACGAGGCCGGCCAACAGACAAGAAGCCATGTGCCACAGACAAGAAGGGCAGAATTGAAAAGAACAGAGTTGGGAGGACCAGCAAGAAGCAAAGACGCAGACTGACTGGGAAGAGGGTACATCACAAGGACTGA